The following proteins are co-located in the Lagopus muta isolate bLagMut1 chromosome 11, bLagMut1 primary, whole genome shotgun sequence genome:
- the OGG1 gene encoding N-glycosylase/DNA lyase isoform X2 yields MALRDAPSACPALWRWLRCPSAELRLDLVLASGQAFRWRESSPGAWTGVLGDRVWTLRQERDRLWYTVYGKETPGPETDRILRDYFQLDVGLAALYRTWGAADPLFCQTATAFPGVRVLRQDPVECLLSFICTSNNHVARITTMIERLCQAFGQQLCSLNEKPFHAFPSLAALAGDFFRELWGPYAGWAQAVLFCADLRKDRDSRSRARRGHSQASHGAGCS; encoded by the exons ATGGCACTGCGGGATGCCCCCTCGGCCTGCCCAGCCCTGTGGCGGTGGCTGCGCTGCCCTTCAGCTGAGCTGCGCCTGGATCTGGTGCTGGCGTCAGGGCAGGCCTTCCG GTGGCGggagagcagccctggtgcaTGGACAGGAGTGCTGGGTGACCGCGTGTGGACGCTGCGCCAGGAGCGGGACCGCCTGTGGTACACGGTGTATGGCAAGGAGACGCCTGGCCCTGAAACTGACCGGATCCTGAGGGATTACTTCCAGCTGGACGTGGGGCTGGCGGCCCTGTACCGCACCTGGGGGGCAGCCGACCCCCTCTTCTGCCAGACAGCCACTGCCTTCCCAG GGGTGCGGGTGTTGCGGCAGGACCCTGTGGAATGCCTACTGTCCTTCATCTGCACCTCCAACAACCATGTGGCCCGCATCACCACCATGATCGAGCGCCTCTGCCAGGCCTTTGGCCAACAGCTCTGCTCGCTGAATGAGAAGCCTTTCCACGCCTTCCCCTCCCTGGCAGCGCTGGCAG GTGACTTCTTCCGTGAACTGTGGGGCCCCTATGCGGGCTGGGCGCAGGCG GTCCTCTTCTGCGCTGACCTCCGCAAGGACCGGGACAGTCGAAGCCGGGCCAGGAGGGGCCACAGCCAGGCAAGCCATGGGGCTGGGTGCTCCTAG
- the OGG1 gene encoding N-glycosylase/DNA lyase isoform X1 yields MALRDAPSACPALWRWLRCPSAELRLDLVLASGQAFRWRESSPGAWTGVLGDRVWTLRQERDRLWYTVYGKETPGPETDRILRDYFQLDVGLAALYRTWGAADPLFCQTATAFPGVRVLRQDPVECLLSFICTSNNHVARITTMIERLCQAFGQQLCSLNEKPFHAFPSLAALAGPEAEAKLRTLGFGYRARFVSGTARAIAEGMGAEGLCQLRAVPYAEARRVLCALPGVGAKVADCVCLMALDKAEAVPVDTHVWNIARQRYGAALGARSLTARVHQEIGDFFRELWGPYAGWAQAVLFCADLRKDRDSRSRARRGHSQASHGAGCS; encoded by the exons ATGGCACTGCGGGATGCCCCCTCGGCCTGCCCAGCCCTGTGGCGGTGGCTGCGCTGCCCTTCAGCTGAGCTGCGCCTGGATCTGGTGCTGGCGTCAGGGCAGGCCTTCCG GTGGCGggagagcagccctggtgcaTGGACAGGAGTGCTGGGTGACCGCGTGTGGACGCTGCGCCAGGAGCGGGACCGCCTGTGGTACACGGTGTATGGCAAGGAGACGCCTGGCCCTGAAACTGACCGGATCCTGAGGGATTACTTCCAGCTGGACGTGGGGCTGGCGGCCCTGTACCGCACCTGGGGGGCAGCCGACCCCCTCTTCTGCCAGACAGCCACTGCCTTCCCAG GGGTGCGGGTGTTGCGGCAGGACCCTGTGGAATGCCTACTGTCCTTCATCTGCACCTCCAACAACCATGTGGCCCGCATCACCACCATGATCGAGCGCCTCTGCCAGGCCTTTGGCCAACAGCTCTGCTCGCTGAATGAGAAGCCTTTCCACGCCTTCCCCTCCCTGGCAGCGCTGGCAG GCCCTGAAGCGGAGGCCAAGTTGCGGACGCTGGGCTTTGGCTATCGGGCCCGCTTTGTCAGCGGCACAGCACGCGCCATCGCCGAGGGAATGGGTGCCGAGGGGCTGTGCCAGCTGCGGGCCGTGCCCTATGCTGAGGCCAGGAGGGTGCTGTGTGCCCTGCCGGGAGTGGGGGCAAAG GTGGCTGACTGTGTGTGCCTGATGGCCCTGGACAAGGCAGAGGCAGTGCCAGTAGACACCCATGTGTGGAACATTGCCcggcagcgctatggggcagcgctGGGTGCCCGCTCCCTGACTGCCCGTGTGCACCAGGAGATCG GTGACTTCTTCCGTGAACTGTGGGGCCCCTATGCGGGCTGGGCGCAGGCG GTCCTCTTCTGCGCTGACCTCCGCAAGGACCGGGACAGTCGAAGCCGGGCCAGGAGGGGCCACAGCCAGGCAAGCCATGGGGCTGGGTGCTCCTAG